A genomic window from Neorickettsia sennetsu str. Miyayama includes:
- the hflK gene encoding FtsH protease activity modulator HflK, translated as MTLARYDNPWGSDDEPPRRTRATRRNVYDIEGLLLSVRGKFFRRGGSRFSWWFILCLLSLFGILWVLSGFYVVNPEEQAVELTFGKYTGMADPGLRYHFPFPIGRVDKVKVAAINRNEIGYSSGKKGEGEGIMLTGDENILDANFEVQWRIKDAYKFLYKVRDYGFGLSVKGAAESAMRDAIGQNEISFILRGEGRAKIASDTKKQLQEILDGYDMGVEILSIQMKKVDPPEKVIDAFRDVQSARADKEREINQAYSYRNDALPRARGEAEVALQGAQAYKIEAINRAVGDTKRFIEIYNQYRVNPDITKMRMRIEMLEEVYKNTEKIIADDSNIFKFFDLQKGGVK; from the coding sequence ATGACATTAGCTAGATATGACAACCCTTGGGGTTCTGACGACGAACCACCACGGAGGACGAGAGCAACTCGCAGAAATGTTTACGATATAGAGGGACTTTTACTGTCTGTTCGTGGTAAGTTTTTCCGTCGTGGAGGATCAAGGTTTAGTTGGTGGTTCATCTTATGTCTCCTTAGTTTGTTTGGCATCCTTTGGGTTTTGTCGGGCTTTTATGTTGTTAACCCTGAGGAGCAGGCGGTGGAACTTACCTTTGGTAAGTATACAGGGATGGCGGATCCGGGTCTCAGGTACCATTTTCCTTTCCCGATTGGTCGTGTCGATAAGGTAAAGGTAGCTGCTATAAATCGTAACGAAATAGGTTATTCCTCTGGCAAGAAAGGGGAAGGTGAGGGCATAATGCTCACAGGTGATGAGAATATTCTCGACGCAAATTTCGAGGTTCAATGGCGGATAAAGGACGCCTATAAGTTTCTGTATAAAGTCAGGGATTATGGGTTTGGGTTGAGTGTCAAAGGTGCTGCCGAAAGTGCCATGAGGGATGCAATTGGACAAAATGAGATATCCTTTATTTTGAGAGGTGAAGGCAGAGCAAAAATCGCTTCAGATACGAAAAAACAATTGCAAGAAATTCTTGATGGTTATGATATGGGTGTCGAGATACTTTCAATCCAAATGAAAAAAGTTGACCCCCCTGAGAAAGTGATAGATGCTTTCCGTGATGTGCAGAGCGCTCGTGCTGATAAGGAAAGGGAAATCAACCAAGCCTACTCCTATAGGAACGACGCTTTACCTAGAGCTCGTGGTGAGGCTGAGGTTGCTCTGCAAGGTGCACAAGCCTACAAGATAGAAGCTATAAATCGCGCTGTGGGTGACACGAAGAGGTTCATCGAAATTTATAACCAGTATAGAGTTAACCCCGACATAACAAAGATGAGAATGCGAATTGAAATGCTCGAAGAGGTTTATAAGAACACCGAGAAAATCATTGCTGATGATAGCAATATATTCAAGTTCTTCGATTTACAGAAGGGTGGTGTCAAATGA
- the hflC gene encoding protease modulator HflC, with the protein MRGVLAVVIGFFLLLNLSVFVVPEGYKAIVLQFGEVVTEKPLEPGLHFKIPFINKVIVIDTRIQDLSSDSREVIAADQKRLIVSYYAKYKIIDPVQFYRSTRSIANLESRLAPVVEANMREQIGLVPLVSILTEERADVMNKIKLHSGNVASDFGVAVVDVRIKRTDLPEENSDAIFKRMQTEREKEAREIRARGYQEAQKIIANADREKKVILTEAYAKAQSIKGEGDAEAAKLYAEAYAVDQDFYKFYRTIIAYRKVFSRGNTKFIINSSDEFLATLKDVNEKK; encoded by the coding sequence ATGAGAGGAGTTTTAGCAGTTGTTATAGGCTTTTTTTTGCTGTTGAATCTCAGCGTGTTTGTGGTTCCCGAGGGGTATAAAGCTATAGTTTTACAGTTCGGTGAGGTGGTAACTGAAAAGCCACTTGAACCAGGTTTGCATTTTAAGATCCCGTTCATCAATAAAGTCATAGTGATCGATACTAGGATACAGGACTTATCATCCGATTCTAGGGAGGTCATCGCCGCTGATCAAAAGAGATTGATAGTTAGTTACTACGCGAAATATAAGATTATAGATCCCGTACAATTTTATCGCTCTACTAGGAGTATAGCTAATCTTGAGAGTAGGTTGGCTCCAGTGGTTGAGGCAAATATGAGAGAACAGATAGGTCTGGTACCTCTTGTCAGTATTCTGACTGAGGAGAGAGCAGATGTGATGAACAAGATAAAATTGCATTCTGGAAATGTTGCGTCAGATTTTGGGGTCGCTGTAGTAGATGTTCGCATCAAAAGGACTGACCTTCCGGAAGAAAATAGTGATGCGATCTTTAAAAGGATGCAAACAGAGCGAGAAAAAGAAGCACGTGAAATAAGGGCACGGGGTTACCAAGAAGCGCAGAAAATAATCGCGAATGCTGATAGGGAGAAGAAAGTCATTCTAACTGAAGCATATGCAAAGGCGCAATCGATCAAAGGTGAAGGTGATGCTGAGGCTGCTAAACTATACGCGGAGGCGTATGCAGTTGATCAAGATTTCTATAAGTTTTACAGGACGATAATTGCCTACAGGAAGGTTTTTAGTCGGGGTAATACAAAATTTATTATCAACTCGAGTGATGAGTTTTTGGCTACATTGAAGGATGTTAATGAGAAGAAATAG
- a CDS encoding Do family serine endopeptidase, producing the protein MRRNRFYEIFFLAVLLNCSFAAGAVPSEGFSDVVSRLAPAVVNISSEYRLRMDNQGLCGNPAILEEFSEFCERLKPFFRNKNPGKKYGTSLGSGFLISDDGLIVTNYHVIANADKIRVVLSQCSEACQQYEATVIGYDKKTDLAALKISGVSGLPYLRFGDSSKMRPGDWVIAVGNPFGLGGSVSAGIVSAISREIGLSQNSDFIQTDVVLNSGNSGGPLCNAKGEVIGVNTAAVYSNGGSAGIGFAVPSNVAKPVIEALAKGKQIQRGWIGIVIQEITNETKDSLGGDLSGVLVASVEKDGPAYKAGMRVGDVITAVNGEKISGSRRLVREVSGRRIGDTIELSVVRDALKNKETVSLKVKIEKTPQRYADDGASQLEVIGLVVSNLTDTIRNSFGLGASIEGVVVLAVDPDKESFLKAGDIIIGVGTNRQISTVQEFKQHIDEAKKKGQRSLLMLINRGKQTIFAAVGLDN; encoded by the coding sequence ATGAGAAGAAATAGGTTTTATGAGATATTTTTCCTAGCTGTACTTTTGAACTGTTCTTTTGCTGCTGGGGCTGTGCCATCTGAGGGATTTTCTGATGTTGTCTCAAGGCTTGCTCCTGCGGTTGTGAATATTTCCAGCGAATACAGGTTAAGGATGGATAACCAGGGTCTGTGTGGTAACCCGGCTATTTTGGAAGAGTTTTCTGAATTTTGTGAGCGCCTTAAGCCGTTTTTTCGCAACAAGAATCCGGGTAAGAAGTATGGGACATCTTTGGGTTCTGGCTTTTTGATTTCCGATGATGGGCTTATAGTTACGAATTATCATGTCATTGCGAATGCTGATAAAATCAGGGTCGTTCTGAGTCAGTGTAGTGAAGCGTGCCAACAGTATGAGGCTACGGTGATTGGGTATGATAAAAAAACCGACCTTGCTGCGCTAAAAATTTCTGGAGTAAGTGGTCTTCCATATTTGCGTTTTGGTGATTCGTCTAAAATGAGGCCCGGGGACTGGGTGATAGCAGTTGGTAATCCTTTTGGTTTAGGGGGCTCTGTCAGTGCTGGAATTGTTTCAGCGATCAGTAGAGAGATCGGTCTATCTCAGAACAGCGATTTTATACAGACGGACGTTGTGCTCAATTCTGGTAATTCTGGAGGACCGCTTTGTAATGCAAAGGGTGAAGTAATTGGTGTAAATACGGCTGCTGTGTATTCTAATGGTGGAAGTGCAGGGATTGGTTTTGCCGTGCCATCGAATGTTGCGAAGCCAGTGATAGAAGCTCTAGCTAAGGGTAAGCAGATTCAGCGTGGATGGATAGGGATTGTCATCCAAGAGATCACAAACGAAACAAAAGACTCACTTGGTGGAGACTTATCCGGTGTTCTGGTGGCGAGTGTTGAAAAAGATGGACCTGCGTATAAAGCTGGGATGAGGGTTGGAGACGTTATTACAGCTGTGAACGGGGAGAAAATTAGCGGTTCAAGGAGATTAGTAAGGGAAGTTTCCGGGCGGAGAATAGGTGATACAATAGAACTGTCTGTAGTCAGGGATGCTCTTAAAAATAAGGAGACGGTGTCTTTGAAGGTAAAAATTGAAAAAACACCGCAAAGGTATGCAGACGATGGGGCATCGCAGTTAGAGGTCATAGGATTAGTGGTTTCCAATCTGACTGATACGATTAGAAATTCGTTTGGGCTTGGTGCTAGCATTGAAGGGGTGGTGGTCTTGGCCGTTGATCCTGACAAAGAGAGTTTTCTCAAAGCTGGGGATATAATTATTGGGGTTGGTACCAACAGGCAGATTTCTACTGTCCAGGAGTTTAAACAGCACATAGACGAAGCAAAGAAAAAGGGGCAAAGGTCGCTCCTAATGCTGATAAATCGTGGTAAGCAGACGATCTTTGCGGCTGTAGGCTTGGATAACTAG
- the dnaE gene encoding DNA polymerase III subunit alpha — protein MRRQTFVHLRVRSDYSLLRAVTKPRRIVDLARAAGMPAVALTDIDTMAGALEFAEYAKASGIQPIIGIDLSISHNRVDSRVLLIAKNEEGYHNMIKLSGIVSLRRVALNEVFTHSKGLILLLGEFFIDAINSYSIDAETLVSDLKQVFGKDLFVEIQRLGNQSAEEKLIQLGYEHNIPFVATNDVLFPDTDFREAHDVLTCIGSLTYVNDINRVHYSPESYFKSAEEMIALFADLKEALHNTVLIARRCSFMPEVRSPILPKFECEMDESDELRRLSYIGLHRRMGADVPQNYLDRLEYELGIIIDMNYAGYFLIVADFIRWSKANGIVVGPGRGSGVGSIVAWCLGITGLDPLKFALFFERFLNPVRVSMPDFDVDFCQEKRHLVIEYVRKKYGHVAQIMTFGTLQPRAALRDVGRVLQLPYGRVDRICKMIPNNPANPISLQEAINLDKDLQRESEDDESIAKLLDLALKLEGTLRHTSTHAAGIVISDTPIEDYLPVYHDKESDIPVTQYSMKYVEKAGLIKFDFLGLKTLTVINQACLLVRLKNPNFDIDSIPLDDKRTYDLLSAGNAIGVFQLDNAYMCETLKRLHPDCFEDIIALISLNRPGPMANIPTYIARKHGKEAVKYPHPLLESSLKETFGVVIYQEQVMEMVRLLAGYTLAEADILRRVMGKKIRAEMSEQAEKFVEGAKRNGIETERAQEIFEMIEKFAGYGFNKSHAAAYALISYQTAFLKANFPIEFTTAALNLELHHTDKLAILIQDAKNYGITILPPDINKSKILFSIEDNAIRYSLAALKNVGEAAASAIQRRSPFATIPELQRCLDGKIVHRKAVESLIKSGATDVLSPDRSGLYSCLKELVGKEDDGAQMTLFDISVNKPEKTVKPWNFFERTQCEFDAFGFFLFDHPLFPYRKFLKLSPNQIAGVITELRIRSRGDRKFAVMHVSTVNDIYTVMFYESDVIDSRRELFVVGVKVVLTLLKSDNGYVCTNLAELHEFIFSNYNGRFAILVNRKEQVTALKDVLRRGGKYEVTLVVRNDSQYTRIVLGHDFDLAVDKLALIEGVEILKYRVCCSDMIN, from the coding sequence ATGCGGCGGCAGACATTCGTACATCTTAGAGTACGAAGCGATTATTCGCTCTTGAGGGCAGTAACCAAACCTAGGAGAATTGTTGATCTGGCCCGTGCTGCTGGTATGCCAGCTGTGGCGCTCACTGATATTGATACAATGGCAGGGGCGCTTGAGTTTGCTGAGTATGCTAAGGCTTCTGGTATTCAGCCGATTATTGGGATTGATCTTTCGATTTCACATAATCGTGTTGATTCACGTGTACTCTTGATTGCAAAAAACGAAGAGGGCTATCACAACATGATTAAGCTTTCTGGGATAGTTTCCTTGCGGAGAGTTGCGCTGAATGAGGTTTTCACACATAGCAAGGGTCTAATTCTTCTGCTAGGAGAGTTCTTTATTGATGCTATCAACAGTTACTCGATTGATGCAGAAACTTTGGTATCCGATCTAAAGCAAGTTTTTGGTAAGGACCTTTTTGTCGAAATACAACGTTTGGGTAATCAATCTGCAGAGGAAAAACTTATTCAACTTGGATATGAGCATAATATTCCTTTTGTTGCTACGAACGATGTTCTTTTTCCAGATACGGATTTCAGGGAGGCGCATGACGTATTGACTTGCATAGGAAGCCTTACGTATGTCAACGATATAAACCGCGTACATTACTCTCCAGAATCGTATTTTAAAAGTGCAGAGGAAATGATTGCACTTTTTGCTGATTTGAAGGAGGCGCTGCACAATACTGTCTTGATAGCGCGTCGTTGTAGCTTTATGCCAGAAGTGAGAAGTCCTATTCTGCCCAAGTTTGAATGCGAAATGGACGAGAGCGATGAGTTGAGGCGTCTAAGTTACATTGGCTTACACAGAAGGATGGGGGCTGATGTTCCACAAAATTATTTGGACAGGCTTGAGTACGAGCTTGGTATTATCATTGACATGAATTATGCTGGCTACTTTTTGATAGTGGCTGATTTTATACGTTGGAGTAAGGCCAACGGCATCGTCGTTGGTCCTGGAAGAGGATCTGGAGTCGGATCAATAGTTGCCTGGTGCCTCGGTATTACCGGTTTAGATCCACTGAAATTTGCCCTTTTTTTTGAGAGGTTTTTGAATCCGGTTCGTGTATCGATGCCGGATTTTGATGTGGACTTCTGTCAGGAAAAGCGCCATCTTGTAATAGAGTACGTGAGAAAAAAATATGGTCACGTTGCTCAAATAATGACTTTTGGTACCCTCCAGCCCAGAGCTGCGTTGCGAGATGTTGGAAGGGTGCTCCAGCTACCGTATGGTCGAGTCGATAGGATCTGTAAAATGATTCCTAACAATCCCGCTAATCCGATTTCTCTCCAGGAAGCAATAAATCTTGACAAAGATCTCCAAAGAGAAAGTGAAGATGATGAATCTATAGCAAAGTTGCTTGATCTTGCTCTTAAGTTGGAAGGAACGCTAAGACATACCTCTACCCATGCTGCTGGAATAGTTATTAGTGATACTCCGATAGAGGATTATCTTCCCGTTTACCACGACAAGGAGTCAGATATTCCAGTTACCCAATATTCGATGAAATATGTTGAGAAAGCAGGATTAATAAAGTTTGATTTTCTTGGTTTGAAAACGTTAACAGTGATCAATCAGGCGTGCTTGTTGGTACGCTTAAAAAATCCCAATTTTGATATAGATTCTATTCCTCTTGACGATAAGAGAACGTATGACCTTCTTTCAGCAGGAAATGCGATAGGTGTATTCCAGTTGGATAACGCATACATGTGTGAGACGCTAAAACGTCTGCACCCGGACTGTTTTGAAGATATAATTGCCCTGATCTCGCTTAATAGGCCTGGTCCTATGGCGAATATTCCGACATATATAGCAAGAAAACATGGAAAAGAGGCAGTCAAATATCCACATCCGCTACTTGAGTCTTCATTGAAGGAAACTTTTGGTGTTGTCATCTATCAAGAGCAGGTAATGGAAATGGTTAGGCTTCTTGCTGGGTATACACTAGCCGAAGCAGATATTCTCCGACGTGTTATGGGTAAGAAAATACGCGCGGAAATGTCAGAGCAAGCCGAGAAATTTGTCGAGGGTGCAAAACGTAACGGAATCGAGACAGAAAGAGCTCAAGAAATTTTCGAGATGATAGAAAAATTTGCTGGCTATGGTTTTAATAAGTCGCATGCTGCTGCATACGCGCTAATCTCATATCAAACAGCCTTCCTCAAGGCTAATTTTCCAATCGAATTTACCACGGCCGCTCTTAACCTTGAATTGCACCATACAGACAAGCTCGCAATCCTAATACAAGATGCAAAAAATTATGGTATCACAATTCTGCCTCCAGATATAAATAAGTCAAAAATTTTATTCTCTATTGAAGATAATGCGATAAGGTACTCGCTTGCAGCTTTGAAGAATGTTGGAGAAGCTGCAGCTTCAGCAATACAGAGAAGAAGTCCGTTCGCAACAATTCCAGAACTTCAAAGGTGCTTGGATGGAAAAATAGTTCATAGAAAGGCTGTTGAAAGTCTCATAAAGTCAGGTGCTACGGATGTACTTTCTCCTGATAGGAGTGGACTTTATTCTTGTCTGAAGGAATTAGTGGGAAAAGAGGATGATGGTGCACAGATGACATTATTTGATATCTCTGTGAACAAACCGGAAAAGACCGTAAAGCCCTGGAATTTTTTTGAAAGGACACAGTGTGAATTTGATGCCTTTGGCTTTTTTCTTTTTGATCACCCTCTCTTTCCATATCGAAAGTTTTTAAAGCTTTCTCCGAATCAGATTGCTGGTGTGATAACTGAACTAAGGATAAGGTCCAGAGGGGACAGAAAGTTTGCTGTGATGCATGTTTCAACAGTAAACGACATATACACTGTTATGTTTTACGAGTCCGACGTTATAGATTCCAGACGTGAACTTTTTGTAGTTGGTGTGAAAGTCGTACTGACTCTCTTAAAGAGTGATAATGGCTATGTATGTACCAATTTAGCTGAATTACACGAATTTATCTTTTCGAATTATAACGGAAGATTTGCAATTCTCGTAAATCGCAAAGAACAGGTCACTGCACTGAAGGATGTTCTAAGGCGTGGTGGTAAGTATGAGGTTACACTCGTTGTGCGTAACGATTCTCAATACACGAGAATTGTTCTAGGACATGACTTTGATCTTGCAGTTGACAAGCTTGCATTAATTGAAGGTGTGGAGATTCTCAAGTACAGGGTATGCTGCAGCGATATGATCAATTAG
- a CDS encoding Smr/MutS family protein, with the protein MRKRSAFGIALPSFDRHNTHIIEHSFLCDVPLEGDSLTNLRDFTHMELQGKAYVLPKQSQSSVCIFADSASTGILKCNALVTNKPQLFLVIKTTNSVPLLLSDHINRVIGIANVDLNRSDELVQNTVLRMLESGAEMRYINAVLGPYMHDKYNNTKNGLPSSDTSTSFVQYPSWKCTINLHDHSIKLLEKVGVRSIRGINMYTHSHGKESTRDNPDVSKEDSKTCNISMISISTTENSHMSMQCESTTDWDSFIQDITKVSDRFAYPCHNLRKPARDITQNIEGKVEIYNKSSSLNTNNLDFAKSADPDFLRKIKRGKINIDKTLDLHGETMESAYQKTIKFILENYVNGFRHLLVIVGKGRTGDAVIKTSFVSWLENNAEIQGLIKFVSEALPHHGGEGAYYVLLRRKKPSDE; encoded by the coding sequence ATGCGTAAGAGATCCGCTTTTGGGATAGCTTTACCTTCATTCGATAGGCATAACACACACATAATAGAACATTCCTTTCTTTGTGATGTCCCACTCGAAGGAGACTCTCTGACAAACTTAAGGGATTTTACCCATATGGAATTGCAGGGGAAAGCATATGTTTTACCTAAACAATCGCAATCCAGTGTGTGCATATTCGCAGATAGTGCAAGTACTGGCATCCTAAAATGCAACGCGCTTGTAACGAACAAGCCTCAGCTATTTCTCGTGATAAAAACAACAAATTCTGTCCCTTTACTACTCTCTGATCATATAAACCGTGTTATAGGGATCGCAAATGTAGATCTCAATAGGTCAGATGAATTAGTCCAAAATACGGTTCTTAGGATGTTAGAGTCTGGCGCTGAAATGAGGTATATAAACGCTGTCCTAGGACCGTACATGCACGACAAATACAACAACACGAAAAACGGACTCCCTAGCAGTGATACAAGCACGAGTTTCGTACAATACCCTTCCTGGAAATGTACTATCAATTTACATGACCATTCCATAAAATTATTAGAGAAGGTGGGAGTACGAAGTATACGGGGCATAAACATGTATACTCACTCACACGGAAAGGAAAGTACTCGGGATAATCCTGACGTGTCTAAAGAAGATAGTAAAACTTGCAACATAAGCATGATTTCTATCAGCACGACAGAAAATTCTCACATGAGTATGCAGTGTGAAAGCACAACAGACTGGGACAGTTTTATACAAGATATCACAAAGGTTTCAGACAGATTTGCCTACCCATGTCATAACCTAAGAAAACCTGCGAGGGACATTACACAAAACATAGAAGGCAAAGTCGAGATATACAATAAATCAAGTAGCTTGAACACAAATAATCTTGATTTCGCTAAAAGTGCGGATCCTGATTTTTTGCGAAAAATCAAACGCGGAAAGATCAATATAGATAAAACACTAGATCTTCACGGTGAAACTATGGAAAGCGCTTACCAGAAAACAATTAAATTCATTTTAGAAAATTACGTAAACGGTTTTCGTCACCTTCTAGTTATTGTCGGAAAAGGAAGAACCGGTGACGCAGTTATCAAGACAAGTTTTGTATCATGGCTAGAAAACAACGCCGAAATACAAGGTCTGATCAAATTCGTATCAGAGGCACTGCCGCATCACGGAGGCGAAGGGGCATATTACGTCCTTCTAAGAAGGAAAAAGCCATCCGACGAATAG
- the dnaN gene encoding DNA polymerase III subunit beta, with the protein MKENAYSSVTVQQDALTRILANLVSVSTRKSTIAYLSHVRVRFTGTSVELTTTDNELSLTDSLLGIEGVIDAVISVDAFRLYEIVKRLPTDVGVVLSIEKNNLVVRSRRIEFSLPYLDAKHFPLISEEEKIGQINFAVDEIRSLFNKVRFATSTESTRQHLNGVYFESDGEKITVAATDVHRLAVATLMKKTGLKFSCIIPKKTVLEMIKLSSGKEVELFLHGREYVSRIKMVFGGVRLNSKLIAGTFPNFAAVIPHSFKSSLTFDRKALATSIERVGLVSPDQSRAISIGIKGKQLYLDASNSDASFGRESLELNEDIGEEISIYFNHIYLLDILLALDNKEVTMKFNNATSQVLFQGDESALYVVMPMAF; encoded by the coding sequence ATGAAAGAAAACGCATACTCTTCCGTTACTGTGCAGCAAGATGCGTTGACAAGAATTCTTGCGAATCTTGTCAGTGTGTCGACAAGGAAAAGCACTATAGCTTATTTGTCGCATGTTAGGGTGCGTTTCACTGGTACCTCAGTAGAGTTAACCACAACTGATAATGAGCTTTCACTTACGGATTCGTTGCTGGGAATTGAAGGTGTAATTGATGCAGTAATCTCAGTAGATGCGTTCAGATTGTATGAGATAGTCAAGCGTCTTCCAACTGATGTTGGAGTTGTTCTCTCTATTGAAAAGAATAATTTAGTTGTTCGTAGCAGAAGAATAGAGTTCTCCTTACCATACTTAGATGCAAAACATTTTCCATTGATAAGTGAAGAGGAAAAAATTGGGCAAATTAACTTTGCGGTGGATGAAATAAGGAGTCTCTTCAATAAGGTGCGGTTTGCAACTTCAACTGAATCGACGAGGCAACATCTCAATGGTGTATATTTTGAGTCGGATGGTGAAAAAATAACCGTCGCTGCAACTGATGTACACAGGCTTGCAGTGGCCACACTTATGAAAAAAACGGGTCTTAAGTTTTCTTGCATAATTCCAAAGAAGACCGTATTAGAGATGATCAAGCTTTCTTCGGGCAAAGAAGTTGAACTCTTTCTTCATGGGAGGGAGTATGTCAGTAGGATAAAGATGGTGTTCGGGGGTGTTCGTTTAAATTCGAAGTTGATAGCCGGTACATTCCCAAATTTTGCTGCGGTCATTCCACACAGCTTCAAGTCTTCTCTAACATTTGATAGAAAGGCTTTAGCGACCAGTATAGAAAGAGTTGGCCTTGTTTCACCCGATCAGAGTCGTGCAATTAGTATTGGCATTAAGGGCAAGCAGCTTTATCTCGATGCTAGCAATTCTGATGCGAGTTTTGGGCGAGAATCATTGGAATTAAATGAAGACATCGGTGAGGAGATTAGCATCTATTTTAATCATATTTACCTCTTGGATATACTCTTGGCTCTGGATAATAAAGAGGTGACAATGAAGTTTAACAATGCAACTTCCCAAGTATTATTTCAGGGTGATGAAAGTGCTTTGTATGTTGTTATGCCAATGGCTTTCTAG
- the icd gene encoding isocitrate dehydrogenase produces MPKLTVAYGDGVGPEIMTSVLEIIFEAGAEIQIDTIEIGQKIYEKGWHSGISDSGWETLKRNKVLLKAPITTPRGGGVRSLNVTLRKKLGLFANIRPCKSHLEWQSPKMDIVIIRENEEDLYSGTEYRQTLDTYNCTKVITESTSERICRYAFEYARKNGRKKVTVMVKDNIMKLTDGIFHKLFKKVALEYPDIESENYIIDIGAARIAKNPEKFDVIVTLNLYGDIISDIAAEISGSVGLGGSINIGEEYAMFEAVHGSAPDIADQDIANPSGLLNAAMYMLSYIGQKEIAQKVYSAWLKTLKSGVHTADIFNPLHSKLKVGTKKFTEHIIHNIDRKSLVAFSCNSLVEGVLLKPRYQSKKEKVLIGVDLFISWDSTNLAALLAALEKIKVDDVIILGSISVKGVLIWPEETAVMPYSDTLCCRFLAEPNKSLATTVICGLISELENSAIEVTKMEKLYSFGDEAGFSNI; encoded by the coding sequence ATGCCCAAGTTGACAGTAGCGTACGGTGACGGAGTCGGACCAGAAATAATGACATCGGTGCTCGAAATTATTTTTGAGGCTGGTGCAGAAATACAGATTGATACAATTGAAATTGGACAGAAGATTTATGAAAAAGGCTGGCATTCTGGGATTTCTGACTCCGGATGGGAAACCCTCAAGAGAAATAAAGTACTCCTAAAAGCACCGATAACAACTCCTCGCGGAGGGGGTGTAAGAAGTCTTAACGTAACGCTCAGAAAGAAGCTAGGACTGTTCGCCAATATTAGACCCTGCAAATCGCACTTAGAATGGCAAAGCCCTAAAATGGATATCGTCATTATCCGAGAAAATGAGGAAGACCTCTACTCAGGGACAGAATACAGACAGACCCTCGATACATACAACTGCACTAAGGTTATTACAGAAAGTACATCTGAGCGGATTTGTAGATATGCTTTCGAATACGCACGCAAAAACGGCAGAAAAAAAGTCACCGTAATGGTGAAAGATAATATCATGAAACTGACTGATGGAATCTTTCACAAACTGTTTAAGAAGGTCGCGCTTGAGTATCCAGATATCGAGAGTGAAAACTACATTATAGATATAGGGGCAGCAAGAATAGCAAAAAACCCTGAAAAATTTGATGTGATCGTCACGCTTAACCTATATGGAGACATTATTTCGGACATTGCAGCAGAAATTTCAGGATCAGTGGGTCTTGGAGGTAGTATCAATATAGGCGAAGAATACGCAATGTTCGAGGCTGTACATGGTTCTGCACCTGACATAGCAGACCAAGACATTGCAAATCCTTCCGGACTTTTGAACGCCGCAATGTATATGCTCAGTTATATAGGACAGAAGGAAATTGCACAAAAGGTCTATTCTGCATGGTTGAAGACACTAAAATCAGGTGTACATACCGCGGACATTTTTAATCCTTTGCACAGCAAGCTCAAGGTTGGCACTAAAAAGTTTACAGAACACATAATTCACAACATCGACAGAAAAAGTTTGGTAGCTTTCTCATGTAACAGTCTGGTCGAAGGTGTACTTCTTAAACCCCGATACCAGAGTAAGAAGGAAAAAGTTCTAATCGGTGTGGATCTCTTTATTAGCTGGGATAGTACAAATTTAGCAGCCCTTTTGGCTGCTTTAGAAAAAATAAAAGTAGACGATGTGATAATCCTGGGTAGCATAAGCGTCAAAGGCGTCTTGATTTGGCCAGAAGAAACAGCCGTCATGCCCTACAGTGACACTCTTTGTTGTAGATTCTTGGCAGAACCCAATAAGAGTCTAGCCACAACAGTTATCTGCGGTCTAATAAGTGAACTAGAAAATTCAGCAATAGAGGTCACCAAAATGGAGAAACTTTACTCCTTTGGCGATGAAGCGGGGTTTTCAAATATTTAA